From a region of the Nitrospira sp. genome:
- a CDS encoding PRC-barrel domain-containing protein, producing MKIRNMLHYMTAVTVMVIVPNWVFAEGDPKPKPPQSRMEKQATDMTAGKQGNVGEYDVVPVPRGALVDEKGSALDQVVKNTKGETLGTIEKLLKDTKTGRVEYAVLEVEGTKHQLPLQWSQFKQSGGQLTLNATKEELQPSTNAAQATDKSPDTSTYMEEINKVRRQPKPQGMAPDAGGTDRPAAAGPMGESEVGGGGPSGTRALPPGGAPGYEGDHPSSKR from the coding sequence ATGAAAATACGCAACATGCTGCACTATATGACGGCGGTGACCGTGATGGTGATCGTGCCAAATTGGGTCTTTGCGGAAGGGGATCCAAAACCAAAGCCGCCGCAATCTCGTATGGAAAAGCAGGCGACTGACATGACGGCCGGAAAACAAGGGAATGTTGGGGAATACGATGTGGTGCCAGTCCCACGCGGTGCCTTAGTCGATGAAAAGGGCAGTGCGCTTGATCAGGTGGTCAAAAACACCAAAGGAGAGACGCTGGGCACGATCGAAAAACTGTTGAAGGATACCAAGACCGGAAGGGTCGAATATGCGGTCCTCGAGGTAGAAGGCACCAAACACCAACTGCCGCTGCAATGGAGCCAATTCAAGCAAAGCGGGGGACAGCTGACATTGAATGCGACGAAAGAGGAGCTGCAACCCTCGACCAACGCGGCACAGGCTACAGACAAGTCTCCGGACACGTCCACCTATATGGAGGAGATCAACAAGGTTCGGAGGCAACCAAAACCGCAAGGTATGGCTCCCGACGCGGGAGGCACCGACCGCCCCGCCGCTGCGGGTCCGATGGGTGAATCCGAAGTAGGGGGTGGTGGTCCAAGTGGGACCAGGGCACTTCCGCCCGGCGGCGCGCCCGGTTATGAAGGGGATCACCCGAGCAGCAAGCGGTAA
- a CDS encoding YtxH domain-containing protein, with amino-acid sequence MHKHDSSALSLTAEQDVMMHNGNHYYERTGHVMGWSYFIAGALIGTGVTLLFAPQSGTELRGMLCNYANRVKDDLLDWAEETYDVGEEILGDAGQSTSEFAKQGQETVKDAGRTAKVVTKRSQDMVREPRRSAL; translated from the coding sequence ATGCATAAACACGATTCTTCTGCCTTGTCTTTAACCGCCGAACAGGACGTTATGATGCACAACGGAAACCATTACTATGAGCGTACTGGGCACGTGATGGGATGGTCTTATTTTATAGCTGGGGCATTGATTGGAACTGGTGTTACGCTGCTGTTTGCGCCTCAATCGGGCACCGAGCTGCGTGGCATGCTGTGCAACTATGCCAATCGCGTGAAGGATGATTTACTGGATTGGGCTGAAGAGACATATGACGTGGGAGAAGAGATCCTTGGGGATGCCGGACAGTCGACCAGTGAATTTGCAAAACAAGGACAGGAGACGGTGAAGGATGCCGGACGTACGGCTAAAGTAGTGACCAAACGATCACAAGACATGGTCCGCGAGCCGAGGCGTTCAGCGCTGTAA
- a CDS encoding 4a-hydroxytetrahydrobiopterin dehydratase — MTAVRKLSDPEIRDRLNNLNDWSLDHGKLYREYKFKDFVTAFAFMTKVAQAAEAAAHHPEWFNVYDTVKVHLSTHDVGGISARDFDLAQQIDHIVVTMALPGPDRGS, encoded by the coding sequence ATGACAGCGGTACGGAAATTGTCAGATCCGGAGATCAGAGATCGCTTAAACAACCTGAACGATTGGTCCTTAGATCACGGAAAGCTCTACAGGGAGTATAAATTTAAAGATTTTGTCACGGCGTTCGCCTTCATGACAAAGGTGGCGCAAGCAGCAGAGGCTGCTGCTCATCATCCGGAGTGGTTCAACGTCTATGACACCGTGAAGGTGCACTTATCGACGCACGATGTGGGCGGTATCAGTGCGCGCGACTTTGACCTTGCCCAACAGATCGACCATATAGTTGTAACTATGGCCCTTCCAGGACCAGATCGAGGAAGCTGA
- a CDS encoding AAA family ATPase: protein MRKPVKPTGHERPGKPLDKRGKVIIRKLPTGIPGLDAILGGGLPEFSFNIVAGGPGCGKTTFAHQFVFANATPKRPALYFTILGESAIKMLRYQQQFTFFDQTKLSGAISFINLSHVVLEQNLPTVLQAIVREVEAANPSFVVVDSFRTALRKQTDVTEMDVQFFVQQLALHLTSWQATTFLLGEYVENEVQENPIFTVADGLLWLSQVTERNSVVRKMQVIKLRGQASVPGLHTFRITEDGVQTFSRTLGLAERKPRPEKRPRLSTGIPALDQMMGGGIPTGDSVLVAGASGTGKSVMAVQFIAEGLRQGETAIMAVFEERPEDVKRRAKNLGHDLAKAERDGTLKILYLRPLDLSVDESLQAILDAVKELDAKRLVIDSLVGFEMALAPGFRTDFRESLYRMMATVTGAGVTVFNTVELDESFTEFRFSHYMVSFLADDIIRLRYVDIDGVLRRILAVVKMRDSQHGKDIREFEITGKGIRLTDTRLNEYRALITGIPAYWRAGSQSKEP from the coding sequence ATGAGAAAACCAGTCAAACCGACGGGACACGAACGGCCGGGGAAACCCCTCGACAAACGGGGGAAGGTGATCATCCGTAAGTTACCCACCGGCATTCCCGGGCTCGACGCGATCCTGGGGGGCGGCCTCCCGGAGTTTTCGTTCAACATCGTCGCCGGCGGGCCCGGCTGCGGCAAGACCACCTTTGCGCATCAGTTCGTGTTCGCCAATGCCACGCCGAAACGTCCTGCGCTCTATTTCACGATCCTCGGCGAGTCGGCTATCAAGATGCTGCGCTACCAGCAGCAATTCACGTTCTTCGATCAGACCAAATTGAGCGGCGCGATCAGCTTTATCAACTTGAGCCACGTCGTCCTCGAACAGAATTTGCCCACGGTGCTGCAGGCGATCGTGCGCGAAGTGGAGGCGGCCAATCCCAGCTTCGTCGTGGTCGATTCGTTTCGCACCGCGTTGCGGAAACAAACTGACGTGACCGAGATGGACGTGCAGTTTTTCGTCCAGCAGTTGGCCCTCCACCTGACCAGTTGGCAGGCCACGACGTTTCTGCTCGGCGAATATGTTGAGAATGAAGTCCAGGAGAATCCGATCTTCACCGTCGCCGACGGCCTACTCTGGCTCTCGCAAGTGACGGAACGCAATTCGGTCGTGCGGAAGATGCAAGTCATCAAGCTGCGCGGCCAGGCGTCCGTGCCGGGGCTCCACACGTTCCGTATCACCGAGGATGGGGTGCAAACCTTCTCGCGCACGCTGGGGTTGGCGGAACGAAAACCCCGACCGGAAAAACGTCCCCGCCTGTCTACCGGTATTCCTGCGCTGGACCAGATGATGGGCGGCGGCATCCCAACCGGGGACAGTGTCCTGGTAGCGGGAGCGTCCGGGACAGGCAAATCGGTGATGGCGGTCCAGTTCATTGCCGAAGGGCTGCGGCAAGGTGAGACGGCCATTATGGCGGTGTTTGAGGAACGCCCGGAGGACGTGAAGCGCCGGGCGAAGAACCTGGGGCACGACTTGGCCAAGGCCGAGCGAGATGGGACGCTCAAAATCCTCTACCTGCGCCCGTTGGACCTTTCGGTGGATGAAAGTCTTCAAGCGATCCTCGATGCGGTCAAAGAACTCGATGCCAAACGGCTGGTCATCGATTCTCTGGTCGGCTTCGAGATGGCGCTCGCGCCCGGGTTCCGCACCGACTTCCGCGAATCACTGTACCGGATGATGGCCACCGTGACGGGGGCCGGGGTGACCGTCTTCAACACGGTCGAATTGGACGAGAGCTTCACCGAATTTCGCTTCAGTCATTACATGGTATCCTTCCTGGCCGATGACATTATCCGGCTGCGGTACGTCGATATTGACGGCGTGCTCCGCCGCATCCTGGCTGTCGTCAAAATGCGTGATAGCCAGCACGGCAAAGATATCCGTGAATTTGAGATTACCGGGAAGGGGATCAGATTGACCGATACACGCCTCAACGAATATCGTGCGCTGATCACTGGCATTCCGGCGTATTGGAGAGCCGGGAGCCAATCGAAAGAGCCATGA
- a CDS encoding response regulator transcription factor: MAVQRKPDSVNTRRRSFQPVRVLVVENHRLIRQELRDMVNSSGEFRVVGEAENGELACVLAQQLQPDVILMDRDMPRMNGLDATRWIKTTQPQVIIIGLSVYPSGAVARDMKAAGASAYLTKEASPEDFYQAIHSALFR, translated from the coding sequence ATGGCTGTGCAACGCAAACCAGATTCCGTCAACACCAGGAGACGATCATTCCAGCCCGTTCGCGTGCTCGTGGTCGAGAACCATCGTCTCATCCGCCAGGAATTGCGGGACATGGTCAATTCCTCCGGTGAGTTCAGGGTTGTCGGCGAAGCAGAGAACGGGGAATTGGCCTGCGTGCTGGCGCAACAACTACAGCCAGATGTCATCCTCATGGATCGTGACATGCCCAGGATGAATGGCCTCGATGCCACGCGGTGGATCAAAACGACGCAGCCCCAGGTGATCATTATCGGGCTCTCAGTCTACCCAAGTGGCGCAGTCGCTCGTGACATGAAGGCCGCAGGCGCGTCGGCCTACCTGACGAAGGAAGCCTCGCCGGAGGACTTCTACCAGGCCATCCATTCCGCGCTCTTTAGGTAA
- a CDS encoding SRPBCC family protein encodes MSVIEKSIDLNVPVRTAYNQWTQFEDFPRFMEGVEQVRQIDDKHLHWKASIGGKQEEWDAVITEQVPDQRIAWRSQQGAKNEGIVIFSPVTEGKSKINLRIEYEPHGVVEKTGDAVGVVSQRVEGDLKRFKEFIESRGQATGAWRGNVS; translated from the coding sequence ATGTCTGTCATAGAAAAATCCATTGACCTGAATGTTCCGGTTCGGACCGCCTATAATCAATGGACCCAGTTTGAGGACTTTCCTCGGTTCATGGAGGGGGTCGAGCAAGTCCGGCAGATCGACGACAAACATCTGCACTGGAAAGCCAGTATTGGCGGAAAGCAGGAAGAATGGGATGCCGTGATCACCGAGCAGGTACCTGATCAACGGATCGCGTGGCGGAGTCAACAAGGAGCAAAGAACGAAGGGATCGTCATCTTTTCTCCAGTCACGGAGGGGAAGTCGAAGATCAACCTGCGCATCGAATATGAGCCCCACGGGGTGGTCGAGAAAACGGGTGATGCCGTGGGCGTGGTGTCTCAGCGAGTGGAAGGGGACCTGAAGCGATTCAAGGAATTCATCGAGTCGCGTGGACAAGCAACCGGTGCCTGGCGAGGGAATGTGAGCTGA
- a CDS encoding response regulator, with the protein MTEPEPQKDSSRVVLPPELRHSLMERSPVPMAELKGAQHIVHYGNAAFCLLVGKDRDALLGRPFSESIQEGDHCLTVLDRVYRTGTSETHTESEQTEPHPVYWSYAMWPVLDTHERPVGVMMQVTETTLFHQQATAMNQELLLSSVRQHERTEVSVKLNDELEQRVSERTKALGQSENRLRLLATELNLAEQRERKRLATELHDYLAQLLVLCRMTLTQARRTGLPSNSEALVNQTEETLGMALTYCRTLMAELSPPVLQERGLPAGLTWLIDNMKRHELTVTLDVKQGGDLPLTQDRAVLLFQSVRELLINVAKHGMVKRATVQMTYEGGLLRLAVHDDNGFDLSAAALSESPSPLSSKFGLFSIRERMKAMGGSFDLQSEPGEGTTATLTLPVTMRTEVAGMKSETIEKTIDHQPPPSNSFSDRRILGSQSSASETHAPIRLLLVDDQPLMREGLRSIVSAYKHLEVVGEAGDGLAAVELAQELHPDVVVMDINMPKMDGIEATKRIKAHQPHIVIIGLSVLSSPDTGPRMKAAGAAAYLTKESAGDALCHAIDKAVSCKRKTTPPGLFT; encoded by the coding sequence ATGACAGAGCCGGAGCCCCAGAAAGATTCTTCGCGGGTCGTGCTTCCACCGGAACTTCGCCACTCCCTCATGGAGCGTTCCCCGGTGCCCATGGCCGAACTCAAGGGCGCCCAACACATCGTCCACTATGGCAACGCTGCCTTCTGCCTTTTGGTTGGAAAGGACCGGGATGCTCTTTTGGGAAGGCCTTTCAGCGAAAGTATTCAGGAAGGGGACCACTGTCTTACTGTCTTGGATCGCGTCTACCGCACGGGAACATCTGAAACGCACACCGAGTCAGAGCAGACAGAACCCCATCCGGTCTATTGGTCGTATGCAATGTGGCCCGTGCTGGATACCCATGAACGACCGGTGGGCGTCATGATGCAAGTCACCGAGACGACGCTATTTCATCAGCAGGCCACGGCGATGAATCAGGAGTTATTGCTCTCATCCGTACGCCAGCATGAACGCACGGAGGTCTCGGTCAAGCTGAACGATGAGCTGGAACAACGTGTGTCCGAACGCACGAAAGCCCTGGGGCAATCGGAGAATCGCCTTCGCCTGCTGGCGACGGAGCTGAACCTCGCGGAACAGCGTGAACGCAAGCGATTAGCGACCGAGTTACATGATTATCTAGCGCAACTGCTGGTCCTCTGCCGGATGACGCTCACGCAAGCAAGACGGACCGGCCTCCCGTCCAATAGCGAAGCCCTGGTCAACCAAACAGAGGAAACCTTGGGGATGGCCCTGACGTACTGCCGAACCTTGATGGCCGAGTTAAGTCCACCGGTACTACAGGAGCGAGGATTGCCCGCCGGTCTCACGTGGTTGATCGACAATATGAAGCGACACGAGTTGACTGTTACCCTCGACGTGAAGCAGGGAGGCGACCTGCCACTGACTCAAGATCGCGCCGTACTCTTGTTCCAATCAGTCCGGGAGTTACTGATCAACGTCGCAAAACATGGCATGGTGAAGCGGGCCACTGTTCAGATGACGTACGAAGGTGGATTGCTGCGCCTGGCCGTGCACGATGACAACGGGTTTGATCTGTCTGCAGCTGCTCTCTCCGAAAGTCCCTCCCCGCTGTCCTCGAAGTTTGGGCTGTTCAGCATCCGGGAACGAATGAAGGCGATGGGTGGCAGTTTCGATCTTCAATCAGAGCCGGGGGAGGGCACCACCGCGACGCTCACTTTGCCCGTCACAATGCGAACTGAAGTCGCGGGTATGAAAAGCGAGACGATAGAGAAGACGATCGATCATCAGCCGCCACCTAGCAACTCTTTTTCTGATCGCCGCATCCTCGGGAGTCAGTCCTCAGCATCAGAAACGCACGCGCCGATTCGCCTTCTTCTCGTGGACGATCAGCCCCTCATGCGGGAAGGCCTGCGAAGCATTGTGTCTGCCTATAAGCATTTGGAAGTGGTGGGCGAAGCGGGCGATGGACTCGCAGCTGTAGAACTCGCTCAGGAACTCCACCCCGATGTGGTCGTGATGGATATTAACATGCCGAAGATGGACGGCATCGAAGCGACAAAGCGCATCAAAGCACATCAACCACATATTGTGATTATCGGCTTATCGGTCCTATCATCACCGGATACGGGCCCAAGAATGAAAGCGGCGGGCGCGGCTGCCTATCTGACCAAAGAGAGTGCGGGAGATGCGCTGTGCCACGCTATCGACAAGGCCGTATCCTGCAAGAGGAAAACGACTCCGCCAGGCCTGTTCACATAA
- a CDS encoding hemerythrin domain-containing protein, whose protein sequence is MAGKTAVVPGVIEMLKEDHEKVKGLFEEFESVEGKEQADIAATTIMELEVHADLEEKLIYPAIREAIDDDEQMNEAIEEHHLVHVLIKELKKLKPKDEAFQAKFKVLGELVKHHVEEEEGEMFPKAQEAGLDWEALEMAVMKRKDTGVNKFTRGKKPFAKA, encoded by the coding sequence ATGGCAGGCAAAACAGCAGTCGTACCCGGCGTGATTGAGATGTTGAAAGAGGACCATGAGAAGGTGAAAGGGCTGTTCGAGGAGTTCGAATCGGTGGAAGGGAAGGAGCAAGCAGACATTGCCGCCACCACGATTATGGAACTCGAGGTCCATGCTGATTTGGAGGAGAAGCTCATCTACCCGGCAATTCGTGAGGCCATCGACGATGACGAACAAATGAACGAGGCGATCGAAGAGCACCATCTCGTTCACGTTCTCATCAAGGAGCTGAAGAAGCTCAAACCGAAGGATGAAGCCTTTCAGGCCAAGTTCAAAGTCCTGGGGGAGTTGGTGAAGCATCATGTCGAGGAAGAAGAAGGGGAAATGTTTCCAAAGGCACAGGAAGCCGGGCTCGACTGGGAAGCACTAGAGATGGCGGTGATGAAGCGCAAGGACACCGGGGTGAACAAGTTTACTAGGGGCAAGAAGCCCTTTGCCAAAGCCTAG
- a CDS encoding DUF4142 domain-containing protein yields the protein MSHPIVSIVCGIAVVVSTSWAMAAPDVPPQTTEAFLQKAAAGQQQHIDLGQIATQKAESEQVKQFGARMVADHQKARKDVERLASNGGLQLVNQSSDSLTGMKAELDAASGKGFDRAYITLMLREHAKEMKELEKRAGQEKNQEVRQWVADAVPVVKDHLAQAKTIASSLGVPEEHLAK from the coding sequence ATGTCTCATCCCATCGTATCGATCGTATGTGGAATTGCTGTAGTCGTTTCAACATCCTGGGCCATGGCCGCCCCGGACGTTCCCCCACAAACCACCGAAGCCTTCCTGCAAAAAGCCGCTGCTGGTCAGCAGCAGCACATCGACCTGGGTCAGATCGCTACACAGAAAGCCGAGAGTGAGCAGGTTAAACAGTTCGGCGCCCGGATGGTGGCTGATCATCAGAAGGCTCGGAAAGACGTTGAGCGTCTGGCCTCGAACGGAGGACTGCAGCTCGTAAACCAGTCGAGCGACTCGCTGACAGGGATGAAAGCTGAGCTCGATGCGGCGTCAGGCAAGGGGTTTGATCGCGCCTATATCACCCTGATGTTGCGGGAACATGCTAAGGAAATGAAGGAGCTCGAAAAACGTGCAGGCCAGGAGAAGAATCAAGAGGTTCGCCAATGGGTGGCTGACGCCGTACCCGTGGTGAAAGATCACCTCGCCCAGGCGAAAACCATCGCTTCTTCCCTGGGCGTTCCCGAAGAACACCTCGCAAAATAG
- a CDS encoding DUF5009 domain-containing protein: MFKNTLARQQSILFGDSRRLISLDAFRGATIAAMILVNNGSFGQETFAPLRHAKWHDWTFADLVFPFFLWIVGVSLTFSFTRRIDEGANKLQLMLHMLRRAALLFGLGLLLNGFPTYTLETIHIPGVLQRIAIC; encoded by the coding sequence GTGTTCAAGAACACCCTCGCTCGTCAACAATCTATTCTATTTGGTGACAGCAGGCGCCTGATCTCACTGGATGCATTTCGCGGGGCGACGATTGCGGCGATGATTTTGGTAAACAACGGCAGCTTTGGACAAGAGACGTTCGCACCACTGCGACACGCGAAGTGGCACGACTGGACCTTCGCCGATCTTGTGTTTCCGTTTTTTCTTTGGATTGTCGGTGTGTCGCTGACCTTTTCGTTCACTCGGCGGATCGACGAGGGCGCCAACAAGCTTCAGCTGATGCTGCACATGCTGCGGCGCGCCGCATTGCTCTTTGGTCTCGGGTTGTTGTTGAACGGATTTCCAACCTATACCCTGGAGACGATTCACATTCCTGGCGTGCTGCAACGGATCGCGATTTGCTAG